The nucleotide sequence AAGGCCCGCTAAGTATTACCATGCCTGAAGAGAAACCGGGAGAAGGTTAGGAGTGAGCCAGATACGGGGTCGATTTCAGAAAGCCGCTGATAAACTGGCGGCGCAATATACCGCCTCAATCCCCTTTGACTGGCGGCTCTACCCCTATGACATCTCCGGGAGCGCTGCCCACGCCCGGATGCTGGCAAAACAGGGCATAATTACCGGCGAAGAAGCC is from Dehalococcoidales bacterium and encodes:
- a CDS encoding lyase family protein, which encodes MSQIRGRFQKAADKLAAQYTASIPFDWRLYPYDISGSAAHARMLAKQGIITGEEA